Proteins found in one Calypte anna isolate BGI_N300 chromosome 10, bCalAnn1_v1.p, whole genome shotgun sequence genomic segment:
- the DENND6B gene encoding protein DENND6B isoform X2 — MDALGRTEPRPRRTGGSGASPLPWARFSAWLECVCVVTFDLELGQAMELVYPYDFRLTEKEKTSICYLSFPDSYSGGLGDTQFSFRLRQAGGQRTAHYEDPGEYNREAPLTLQRESAHFFGYVYFRQVKDSSVKRGYFQKSLVLVSRLPYVNLFQSLLQLIAPEYFEKLEPCLEAVCNEIDQWPPPVPGQTLNLPVMGVVIQVRIPSRVDKPGSSPVKQFNQENLLPAPLVLPSVHELDLFRCFQPVLIHIQMLWELMLLGEPLVVMAPSPTVSSEMVLALTSCLAPLRYCCDYRPYFTIHDSEFREYTTRTQAPPNIVVGVTNPFFIKTLQHWPHILRVGELRMSGDLPKQVKVKKPAKLKTLDTKPGIYTSYKTFLHKDKTLIKRLLKGMQRKRPSEVQSALLRRHLLELTQSFIIPLEHYIASLMPLQRAITPWKNPPQIRPFRQEDFMKTLEHAGPQLTCVLKGDWLGLYRRFFRSPNFDGWYRQRHRDMTQKLEALHLEAICEAALLEVSLGGKLL; from the exons TTGGTGTATCCTTACGACTTCAGGCTGACAGAGAAAGAG AAAACCAGTATCTGCTACCTGTCCTTCCCAGACTCCTACTCAG GTGGCCTGGGGGACACCCAGTTCAGCTTCCGCCTTCGCCAGGCTGGGGGACAGAGGACAGCTCACTATGAGGACCCTGGGGAGTACAATAGAGAAGCCCCCCTGACTCTGCAG CGGGAGTCAGCGCATTTCTTCGGTTATGTCTACTTCAGGCAAGTCAAGGACAGCTCAGTGAAGAGGGGTTATTTCCAGAAG tcTTTGGTGCTGGTCTCACGCCTTCCATATGTGAACTTGTTCcagtccctgctgcagctgattGCTCCAGAGTACTTTGAGAAGCTGGAGCCATGCCTGGAGGCAG tgTGCAATGAGATCGATCAGTGGCCACCTCCTGTGCCAGGACAGACCCTGAACCTTCCTGTGATGGGAGTTGTTATCCAG GTGAGGATCCCATCAAGGGTGGATAAGCCAGGATCAAGCCCAGTGAAGCAGTTCAACCAAGAG AATCTGTTACCAGCCCCTCTGGTTCTCCCCAGCGTTCATGAACTGGATCTCTTCAG GTGTTTCCAGCCAGTGCTAATTCACATCCAGATGCTGTGGGAGCTGATGTTGCTGGGAGAGCCACTTGTTGTCATGGCTCCATCCCCTACAGTTTCTTCAGAAATGGTTCTGGCACTGACCAG CTGCCTGGCTCCTCTGCGCTACTGCTGTGACTACAGACCCTACTTCACCATCCATGACTCTGAGTTCAGGGAATACACCACCAGGACACAGGCCCC GCCAAACATTGTCGTGGGGGTCACAAACCCTTTCTTCATCAAAACTCTGCAGCACTGGCCACACATCCTCCGGGTGGGAGAGCTCAGGATGTCAG GGGACCTGCCCAAGCAGGTGAAGGTGAAGAAGCCAGCTAAACTCAAAACTCTAGACACAAAACCAG GAATCTATACTTCTTATAAAACATTCCTTCACAAAGACAAAACCCTGATCAAGAGGTTACTGAAG GGGATGCAGCGGAAACGCCCCTCGGAAGTGCAGAGTGCTCTGCTGCGGAGGCACCTCCTGGAGCTCACCCAGAGTTTCATCATCCCCCTG gAGCATTATATTGCAAGTCTGATGCCTCTGCAGAGGGCCATTACTCCATGGAAG AATCCTCCCCAGATCCGTCCTTTCCGGCAGGAGGATTTCATGAAGACTCTGGAGCATGCTGGTCCCCAGCTGACCTGTGTGCTAAAGGGGGACTGGTTGGGCCTCTACAG ACGTTTCTTCAGGTCTCCCAACTTCGATGGCTGGTACCGCCAGAGGCACCGGGACATGACCCAGAAGCTGGAGGCCCTTCACTTGGAGGCCATCTGTGAGGCA GCTTTGCTAGAGGTATCTCTTGGAGGAAAGCTTCTGTAA
- the DENND6B gene encoding protein DENND6B isoform X1 — MDALGRTEPRPRRTGGSGASPLPWARFSAWLECVCVVTFDLELGQAMELVYPYDFRLTEKEKTSICYLSFPDSYSGGLGDTQFSFRLRQAGGQRTAHYEDPGEYNREAPLTLQRESAHFFGYVYFRQVKDSSVKRGYFQKSLVLVSRLPYVNLFQSLLQLIAPEYFEKLEPCLEAVCNEIDQWPPPVPGQTLNLPVMGVVIQVRIPSRVDKPGSSPVKQFNQENLLPAPLVLPSVHELDLFRCFQPVLIHIQMLWELMLLGEPLVVMAPSPTVSSEMVLALTSCLAPLRYCCDYRPYFTIHDSEFREYTTRTQAPPNIVVGVTNPFFIKTLQHWPHILRVGELRMSGDLPKQVKVKKPAKLKTLDTKPGIYTSYKTFLHKDKTLIKRLLKGMQRKRPSEVQSALLRRHLLELTQSFIIPLEHYIASLMPLQRAITPWKNPPQIRPFRQEDFMKTLEHAGPQLTCVLKGDWLGLYRRFFRSPNFDGWYRQRHRDMTQKLEALHLEAICEADIVAWMKDKSEVEIVDLVLKLREKLVRARCQHLPVKEETLQRVALYIQTIIASLPEDLQAVLHHH, encoded by the exons TTGGTGTATCCTTACGACTTCAGGCTGACAGAGAAAGAG AAAACCAGTATCTGCTACCTGTCCTTCCCAGACTCCTACTCAG GTGGCCTGGGGGACACCCAGTTCAGCTTCCGCCTTCGCCAGGCTGGGGGACAGAGGACAGCTCACTATGAGGACCCTGGGGAGTACAATAGAGAAGCCCCCCTGACTCTGCAG CGGGAGTCAGCGCATTTCTTCGGTTATGTCTACTTCAGGCAAGTCAAGGACAGCTCAGTGAAGAGGGGTTATTTCCAGAAG tcTTTGGTGCTGGTCTCACGCCTTCCATATGTGAACTTGTTCcagtccctgctgcagctgattGCTCCAGAGTACTTTGAGAAGCTGGAGCCATGCCTGGAGGCAG tgTGCAATGAGATCGATCAGTGGCCACCTCCTGTGCCAGGACAGACCCTGAACCTTCCTGTGATGGGAGTTGTTATCCAG GTGAGGATCCCATCAAGGGTGGATAAGCCAGGATCAAGCCCAGTGAAGCAGTTCAACCAAGAG AATCTGTTACCAGCCCCTCTGGTTCTCCCCAGCGTTCATGAACTGGATCTCTTCAG GTGTTTCCAGCCAGTGCTAATTCACATCCAGATGCTGTGGGAGCTGATGTTGCTGGGAGAGCCACTTGTTGTCATGGCTCCATCCCCTACAGTTTCTTCAGAAATGGTTCTGGCACTGACCAG CTGCCTGGCTCCTCTGCGCTACTGCTGTGACTACAGACCCTACTTCACCATCCATGACTCTGAGTTCAGGGAATACACCACCAGGACACAGGCCCC GCCAAACATTGTCGTGGGGGTCACAAACCCTTTCTTCATCAAAACTCTGCAGCACTGGCCACACATCCTCCGGGTGGGAGAGCTCAGGATGTCAG GGGACCTGCCCAAGCAGGTGAAGGTGAAGAAGCCAGCTAAACTCAAAACTCTAGACACAAAACCAG GAATCTATACTTCTTATAAAACATTCCTTCACAAAGACAAAACCCTGATCAAGAGGTTACTGAAG GGGATGCAGCGGAAACGCCCCTCGGAAGTGCAGAGTGCTCTGCTGCGGAGGCACCTCCTGGAGCTCACCCAGAGTTTCATCATCCCCCTG gAGCATTATATTGCAAGTCTGATGCCTCTGCAGAGGGCCATTACTCCATGGAAG AATCCTCCCCAGATCCGTCCTTTCCGGCAGGAGGATTTCATGAAGACTCTGGAGCATGCTGGTCCCCAGCTGACCTGTGTGCTAAAGGGGGACTGGTTGGGCCTCTACAG ACGTTTCTTCAGGTCTCCCAACTTCGATGGCTGGTACCGCCAGAGGCACCGGGACATGACCCAGAAGCTGGAGGCCCTTCACTTGGAGGCCATCTGTGAGGCA GACATTGTGGCCTGGATGAAGGACAAGTCTGAGGTGGAGATTGTAGACCTGGTGCTAAAGCTTCGGGAGAAGCTG GTCAGGGCCAGGTGCCAGCACCTCCCTGTGAAGGAGGAGACTCTGCAGCGGGTGGCTCTCTACATCCAGACCATCATTGCCTCCTTGCCAGAGGATCTCCAGGCTGTCCTGCACCACCACTGA